The DNA region TGGCGCGCGCTGGCGCCGTCGTGGTGTCTCGTCGCTGCCTCCTGCTCACCGCGCTCGCCGAGACCGACTTCGCGCGTCCAGTAGTACCAGTTCGAGACGAACCACGGGTTCGACTCGGCCACCTCGCGGAACTCGGCCTCCGAGAGACCGGTTCGCTCGGTGTGTGGGGTACGGAACCGAAAGCCGTCACCGTCGCGGTTCGCGCGTAACCCATCGAAGTCGACGCCGCCGGCCCCCCGCTCGTCGTCGTCACCGTCGCCGCCGTTGCCGTCCTCGACGGCCTCGACGAGCGCGTCGAGTTGCCCGGCGCGCATCAGTCACCCGCCGCGGGCGTCCCGCGCGTTCGCTTCCGGACGATTTCGACGGCGTCGTCGACGTCCGCACCGGCCTCGGCGGCGCGTTCGAGCACCACGTCGGCCATCAGCGCCTCGGTTCCGACCGCGCCCGCGTACCAGATGCGGTGGCCGTCGACCTCGGCGGGGACAGGGTAGCCCTCGCGATAGTCGTCGGTCAGTCCCACGTCCTCGGGGATGTCCTCCTGGGTGTGGAAGCCGTCGGCGATGAACAGCGGGACGACGACCACGTCGTCGCTCTCGAAGCAGTCGGTCACGTCGTCGACTTCGGGTTCTTCGTCCATGTACAGCGCCTGTACCTCGTCGAAGCGGTCCATCTCGCGGATGCGCTCGGCGTGGTACTCGATGGCTTTCGCGCTGTTCTCGTTGCGCTCGGTCCCGTGACCGACGACGGCGAGGCCGAACCCTTTTCCGACGTTTGGGTCGCCGGTCACCGACTCCGCGCGGCGGACGAGCACGTCGGTCATGGACTCGTGAGTGCCGACGGGACCGCAGTAGTGGACGCGCTGGTTCGTGTCGCTCGCGGTGAGCGTCGCGTGACTGGCGCTCAAGCCGTCGGACTCCCACTGTGAGACGTCCCACCCGTCGAGGCGAAGCTCACGAGGAATGACCTGCTCGGTGAAGTAGCCCTCGCTGATGAACATCGGGACGACGAACACCTCGTCGGATTCCACCGTCCTGAGCACCTCTCTGAGCGAGGGTTCTTCCTTCCAGAAACCGGTCTTCACCTCGTCGAACGCGCCGACGTCGCGGATGGTGTCCGCGTGGTCGTAGGTCGGGGCGCTCGAATCCGGGTTGAGGTGGGACCCGTGGGCCACGATGACCAGCGCTTGCATGTCTGACGCTGAGGGCGCGACGCTCTTAGGGACTTCGGGTCCGGCAGTCCGACCCGGTTCGTCTCGGGCGGTTTTCGTGCAATTCTGCAGCGGTTGGGAGGGGAGGCGTCAGCGGGGATTCGGTGTGGTTCGAGTGCGATTCGACTCCGATTCAGGCGTCGATGCAGACGCCGGTTCGGGGGATGCAGATGTGACTCCGTCGACCCAACGAGCGACGCGCGGTGAGTACTGCCACCGTCGCAAGCGTCAGTACGCCGACGCCCGCCAACACGAGGAGCGTCGCCATCGGATACGAGGCGACGACCATCGCGGCGAACGCCACGAGGAGGAAGACGAACGTCTGCACCACCGATTCTGTGGTCGTCGGGAGCGGTTCCGGGTGTGGTCTCATCACAGGTAGAGGGTGGGCCCCCACCGGCATAAGAGTAATCTGAATGATATTTCTGTACGCGATGTTACTGAAATTCGCTTCAGTCGGCGGTGCGACAGGGACCCTTCGGATTTTTCTCCGCTCCGTGAGAGTCGCGGCCATGTCACTAGCCGCAGACGCCCGCGAGGCCGCCCGCGAGCGACCGTTTCTGTTGACCGCACTCCGGGCGAGCGTCGTCAACTACAGCGCCGCCGCGACGCATCTCGATATCGACGGCGACACCGACGCCATCGCCACCGCGCTCCGTCGCTACGCGGAGGAGTTGCCGCCGCTGGAAATCGAAACGAGAGATACTCGCGTGACGATGAAGAGTGGTGTCGGCGTCGCCGACGCGGCGGACGCGGAGACGACGGACGAGGACGCGCTGTTGACGCTCGGCGGCAGCGCGGTCGTCGCCGACGGCGGGTCGCAGACGGCGATTGTGGCGACCGGCGAGGCGGACGTCGACGCGCTGGCGACGGTTCTCGGTCGGTTGCAGGCGAGCGAGATTCCAGTCGACGCGGCGGCGACGGCGGGGGATTCGCTCGTCGTGGTTGTCGGGAGACGGGATGGCGTGAACGCGCTTCGAGTCGTCGAGGCGGCGCTGGAGGCGGTTTCGGTTGCGGACATCCGGTAGACGACAGTCCGCGCCGCGACGGGGACGTGTCAGAACCGGTAAACGACACAATAGTTATTGAAACATGGTCTGACTCTTTCCGGGGGCGCGGAGGGGACCATGAGCACGACAAGTGAAAGCACCGACAGCACGACAGAACAGCGAGGACAGTACGACCTCGACGGCATTCGACAGCGAGCGGCCAGTCGCACAGAAGCGCTCACCGAGCGTCCACTCGACAGCGTTCACACGGTCGAGTACAACGACGAAGCGGGACGATGGCGCACACTCGTCGACGTGGTAGAGCGACGGTCGATTCCGGATACACAGGATATCTTGGGCGTGTACAGAATCGAGTTCGACGACCGAGGGAACGCGGTGGCGTTCGAACGACTCCAGCGGTACCGTCGTGGGGACCGGATTTCGTTCGTTCACTAGTACAGAGAGTCAGTATCAAATCGATCAATTCGGGCGACATTTATTGACACGCAGCATGATTGTGCAGTCATGACGTCGAATGAGACAGTTCTGACGTACGACGAGGACATCCGAAAGCCGTTGGACAGCAGTCGAGAGCGTACGTTTCACCAAGGCTGGCAGGATGCTCTAGACGACGGTCCCTACAGCGAAGGGACGTTCAACAGATTGAGTTGGCAGAACCTCGGCAACCGTCTCGGCTGTCTCTTTGGAGACGTTCCCGAAGAGATGCGAGACGAGCTCATGTTCTGGGCAGAACGCCAGCGCCGACTCGACTGATGCCACCGCGGATGGAGACGGCCGAATCGACCTGCTCGCTCCCCGACGCAGCGGGTTATCTACACCGAGAACCCGAACCGAACAGCGCCCGCCACCCCTTCGCACAGTTCTGAAAGGCCTAAATCCCATCCCGAACAATCCCTCGTCAATGACGCTGTCCGTGACCAACACCCTGACGGGCGAACGCGAGGAGTTCGAGCCGGGCGACCCCGACGATGTGCTGTTGTACGTCTGCGGGCTGACGGTCTCGGACGACGCACACCTCGGTCACGCCCGGGTGTGGACCCACTCGGACGTGATGCATCGCTGGCTGGCCCACGAGGGATACGGCGTCCGCCACGTCGAGAACTTCACCGACGTGAACGAGAAGATCGCCGCCCGAGCGGGCGAGGAGGGCCTCGGCGACACAGAGGGGGAAGTCGCCGAACAGTTCATGGCCTCGGTCATCGAGGACATGCGCGGGCTCAACCTCTTGCGTGCGGAAGTGTACCCCCGAGTGTCGGAACACGTCCCCGAAATCGTCGGCCTCATCGAGACGCTCGTGGAGAAGGGCTACGCCTACGAGTCCAACGGGTCAGTATACTTCGACGTGACCCAGTTCCCCGACTACGGCAAGCTCTCGAACCAGAACGTCGAGGAGATGGAGGCGCAGGGCGAAGCCGAGGAACGAAGCGAGAAGCGCCATCCCGCGGACTTCGCGCTCTGGAAGGCCGACGGCGTCAGCGACGTCGCCATCGCCGAACACCGTAAGGACGACCGGCCCATCGACGAGTCGACCGACCACGGCGAGACGTGGGAGTCGCCGTGGGGCGAGGGGCGACCGGGCTGGCACATCGAGTGCTCGGCGATGTCGATGACGCATCTCGGCGAGACGCTGGATATCCACGTCGGCGGCCACGACCTGGTGTTCCCGCACCACGAGAACGAAATCGCCCAGAGTGAAGCCGCGACAGGGGAGAAATTCGCCCGGTACTGGCTCCACACCGGGCTTCTGGAGACGAAGGGCGAGAAGATGAGTTCGAGTCTCGGTAACTTCTTCACCGTCTCGGGAGCCTTAGAGGAGTTCGGCGTCGACGTCGTCCGGACGTTCTACCTCTCGACGGGCTACGGCTCGAAACAGACGTTCAGCGAGGGTGCGATGGCCGAGGCGAGAGAACGCTGGGAGCGCCTCGAACGCGCCTACGAGGCGGCCTGCGACCGCCTCGACTCGACCGACGCGCGGACGAAAGTCGACGATCAGGAACTACGAGCGACCGTCGACGAGACGCACGAGGAGTTCGCCCGCGCGATGAACGACGATTTCAACGTCCGCGAGGCGATGGCCGCCCTGCTGGAGCTCGCCGCGGGCGTCAACCGCCACATCGAGAATCACGACGAGTACGACTATCGGGGCCTCCGCGAGGCCGTCGAGACGTTCGAGGAACTCGGCGGCGGCGTGTTCGGCCTCACCTTCGGCGACGAAGCGGGCGGCGACGTAGGTCTGGCCGACGACCTAATCGAACTCGTTCTCGACCTCCGGGAGTCCGAGCGCGAGGCGGGCAACTACGGGCGCGCCGACGACCTTCGCGACCGTCTCGAAGCCATCGGGATCGAAGTGCAGGACAGCGACGACGGCCCGACGTTCCGGTACTGAGTCGCCGAGTTCGCGTCGTCTGAGAGAAGTCTCCGAGAACCGACAACCTCTTCTCCTTTGTGATGTGCCAACATCCGACACCCTCATATCCGCACGGGCTCCTAACCTCCGGTAAGCGCGGGCGTCGCTGGTCGGCGTCGGCGCACCACCCCATGAAGTCAGACATCGATTACGAACGGTTGTACGAGGAGGTCATCCCCTCCGTCGTCTCCGTCTACGTCGCCGGACGCGGTCCGATGGGCGGCGCGGGGTCGGGGTTCGTCTACGACCGCAACCACGTCGTGACCAACGAACACGTCGTCCGCGGCGGCGACGGCGTCGAACTCCGGTTCAGCGACGGTCAGTGGCGCGAGGGCGAGGTCGTCGGCGTCGACGCCTACACCGACCTCGCGGTCGTCCGCGTCGAGAGCCTCCCCGAGACCGCGGTGCCGCTCCCCGTCGCCACCGAGAACCCGAAACCCGGCCGCCCCGTCGCGGCGCTCGGCAACCCGATGGGTCTCGACGGCTCCATCAGCGTCGGCATCGTCTCCGGGTCGAACCGCTCGATGCCCACCTCCGGCGGCTTCGCCATCCCGGACGTCGTCCAGACCGACGCGCCCATCAACCCCGGAAACAGCGGCGGGCCGTTGGTGGCGCTGAACGGGCGCGGTGACGGCGATTCGCCAAAGCTATCCTACGAAGTCGTCGGTGTCAACCGCGCCAAGCAGGGCGACAACATCGGTTTCGCCGTCTCCCCCGCCATCGTCTCGCAGGTGGTACCGGGACTCGTCGACGACGGCTTCTACCGCCACTCGTACCTCCGGACGCGGACGCTCGACGTGACGCCGACCGTCGCGCGGGCGAACCGACTCGACGACCCGCGGGGTGTCCTCGTCGTCGACGTGGCCGCCGGACCGACCGGCGGCGACGCGCTCCGCGGGTCGCGCTACTCACGGACCGTCCGCGGGCGCGAGGTGCCCGTCGGCGGCGATGTCATCGTCGGCAGTAACGGCCGCACGGTCAACTCCCACGAGCAGTTGATGCACTACCTCATCACCGAGACGCGTCCGGGCGAACCGGTCGACATCGACGTGCTGCGCGACGGCGAGGAGGCGACGCTGAGCGTGATTCTCGGCGAGCGACCGACGCTGAACGACGGACGCCCGCGGCGACGCGGCGGCCGCGGCGAGCGCATCCCCATCGACTGAGCGAGCGGCCCGTCGCGACCCCAATAGCTACGGTTTCGAGGCCGAAACCGAAGTCCATGGGCTACTGTCCCTACTGTGAGACCGAGCAGCGGGAACTCGTCGAGAGCGACACCGACCTCCGGTTCACGGACGGGACGGTCTGGGAGTGCTCCGAGTGCGGCGCAATTCTCGGCGTGACTCGGGTCGGCGTCTGAAACTGTTTTTGGCTCCTTCGCCGGCAGTCTTGAGATACGCCGGAGAAACTGGTCCGAGTATCGTGACTACCTGAAAGCCCTCGGCGCTCTCGACTCCCGCGGCTCGTTGCGCGCGTTCGCTCCTTGCAGCCGCTCACGTGCTTGCGTCGCCGGGGTTCGTCGAGAGTGCCTCGCCCTTTCGATCCACCAGGGGTGTGGTTGTTTCACTGACCGAAGCTGGCGGTGGATCGAGCCTCGTCTGAATAGTGTCCTTTCGCCGACACTGTGTTTTATCACCGAAGACGGGACCATCCTGTCGTGCGTTCGACGACGAGAGCCGAGAGGTGTTCGTGCTCCGCTAATCCGTACGCGGGATGGCGAACGCCCCCGCGGCGAAGAAGACGACGGCGAGGACGGCGACGATAGCGAGATTCGCGAGAACCGTCGCGTCGCCCACGCCTGCACCTTCGTACGTCAGCGCCCGCACCCCGCGCGAGAAGTACGTCAACGGCGAGAGGTTCACCACCGGCCCGAACCACTCCGGGAGCAACGCGGGCGTGACGAACGTCTCCGAGAGGAACAAAAGCGGAATCGCCACCGCGTTGCTCGCGGCGATGACGCCGTCTTGGGAGTCGGCGACGCTGCCCAGCACGGAGCCGAGCCCACAGAAGGTCGCGACGCCGAGTCCGACGAACGGAACGAGGAGCAGGAGACTCGGGGAGAGCGGTATGTCGGCCCCGGTCGCGACGACCATCAGCACGAGGATGAGAAGCGCCGCGAGGCCGATGACGACGACGTTGACGAGCGTCTGCGCGAGCAGCCATTCCGCGCGCGACAGCGGCGTCGTCGCCAGTTTCTCGAAACGGTTGCCCTCGCGGTGACGGGCGATCTCGCTGCCGACGCGCGACAGCGGCGTGAACAGTACGACGGTGGCGAGGTAGCCCGGCACGTAGTACGCCTGCGGTTCGGCGAACAGGCCACCGCCGGTCGGTTGGGTCTGCACCAGCGCGCCGAAGATGAGCACGAGAATGACCGGGAAGAAGAACGTGAAGAACACCGCTGTCCGGCGACGGAGGAAGGAGCTCCAGGCCGCGCCGAACTCGGCACGTACTCTGCCGGTCGCCGTCATCGGTCACCTCCGGAGCCGGCGGGCGCGCCGGCGTCGACGGGTTCGGATTCGGCGCTATCGGCGTCTGTGGCCTCTGCGGCGTCGGCCGCGGCGGTCGTCTCCGCGGTCGACCGGTCGACTGCGGCGAACTCGTCGCCGGTGAGATGGAGGTAGACATCTTCGAGGTCCGGTTGCTTCCAGGTCAGCGCGTCGTATTCGATGTCCGCGGATTCGAGCGCGTCGACGGCCGGGCCGATGGCTCTGGGGTCGACGTTGCGGAAGGCGAGTTCGTCGCCGGCGACCGCGAGATCGAAGGTCGGGTTCTCTTTCGAGAGGGCGTCGACCGCCGCGTCGGGCGCGGACTCGGGCCGGACGACGAGTCGGCTCTCGCCGCCGTACTCGGTGACGAGCGAGTCGGGCGTGCCGACCGCGACCAGTTTCCCGTCGGCGAGCAGACCGACGCGGTCGGAGAGCCGTTCGACCTCGGCCATCGAGTGACTCGTCAGAAACACCGTCGTGCCGCCCGCCGCGAGATCTTCGAGGAGCGCCCACAGCGACCGGCGACCGGCGGGGTCGATGCCGGTCGTCGGTTCGTCCAAGAAGAGCAACTCGGGGTCGTTGACGAGCGAGACGCCGACGCAGACGCGCCGCTGCTGTCCGCCCGAGAGGTTCTCGTACCACGTGTCGGCCGCGTCGCTCAGTCCCACGTCGGCCAGCACATTGTCAGGGCTCCGGGAGCTGTCGTACAGGCCGGCGTAGTAGGCGACGAGTTCGCGGGCGGTGAGCCGCGCGGGCGGCGAGAAGGACTGGGGGAGGAGGCTCACGCGCTGTTCGTCGGCGTCTTCGGGGTCGCCGCCGAAGACGCGAATCTCCCCGTCCGCGCGGGTCGTCCCGGTGAGCGCGCGAACGAGCGTCGTCTTGCCCGCGCCGTTCGGGCCGATGAGACCGAACACCTCCCCCGCGCCGACCGACAGCGAGACGCCGTCCAGCGCGACGGTGTCCTCGTACCGCTTTCGCACGTCGTCGGCGACCAGTACCTCGTCCATGGTCGGACTCGGAGCGTTTCGGCCGTAAGGATTCGGATTCCCCCTCGGTCACGCGGCGTGGTTCGACTCTCGGATACGGTTCGGCTCCCGGACACCGTCCGACAGCCGTGCGTCCGTCAGCGCGTCAGTCGTCGTCTCCGGGTTCGACGGCCTTCGCCGCTTCGGCCGTGGCGTCGACCGATGTGTCGCGCTCGCCGTCGAACGCGCCGATGTCGACGGTCTCTCGGCTCTCGGCCGCTTCGTACGCCGCCTCCGTGAGCGCCGTCACGCGGACGGCGTCGCTCGCCGGGATGACGAGTTCAGCGTCGGCGCGGACGGCGTCGACGAAGTTCTGGAGTTTTCTCTCGGTGAGTTCCTCGAACTGGGGTTCGGGGGCGTCCTCGGCTTCGACCTCGCCGCCGGACTCGACGGTCAGCGTGTCGTCGGCGAGGCTGATTCGGCCCTCAGTCCCCCAGAGATGCAGTCCCTCGCCAGGGGCGGGCGTACTGCGACCCGCGCCGGAGACGCCGACGCTCGCCGAGATCCGGTCGCCGTCGCGGTCGAGCGTCACCGCGAGCGCGCTGTTGACGTCCACGTCGTGGCCGCGGTCGTCGACGACGGCGGCGACCGAGAGGGGGTCGGCGCGCGTGGTCCACAGCAGCGCGTCGAGCAGATGCGAGCCGGAGTCGTACAGTTGTCCACCACCGGAGAGCGCCGGGTTACCGCGCCACTGTTCCTCGGCGATCGATATCCACACCTGTTCGAGGAAGCAGACAACCATGTGGAGGTCGCCGATTGCGCCCTCGTCGACGAGGCGACGAATCTTCCGGAAGCGCGGGTCGAGGTGGCGCTGGTAACCGACCGCGAGCGTGAGGTCGGCCTCGTCTGCTCGTTTCTGGAGGTCGCGGGCGTGGTCGAGGTCGGTCACCATCGGCTTCTCGAGGTGGACGTGGACACCCCGGTCGAGACAGGCGCGGGCTTGCTCGTAGTGGAGCGTGTGCGGGGTGACGATACAGGCGGCGTCGGCGTCCTCGACGTCGAGCATCTCCTCGTACGACTCGTACGTCGGCACGTCGTGCTCCTCGGCGAACGCCTCGCGGGCGTCAGGCGAGACGTCCGCCCCGGCGACGAGGTCGACCCCGTCGAGGGCGGCGAGCGTTCGAAGTTCGAGGCGGCCGAGGTCACCGAGTCCGATTCCTACAACGTTCACGGCCGGAGAAGCATGGGAGTGGGTATCAATCCGTCGGAGTCGGCGCGACTGTGCGACTCGATTCGGAGGGTTTCCGGTACTCACAGCCTTTTGCCTGATGCCGCCGAGCGGTCGGTATGGAGTACCGACAACTCGGGGCGACGGGAACGCGCGTCTCCTCTCTCTGTTACGGCACGTGGCGATTCGGCATGAAGAGCAGCGGCGAGTACGAGACCGACCGCGACGAGGCACACGAACTCTTGGACGCCTACGAGGCTGGCGGCGGCAACTTCATCGACACCGCGAACGTCTACGGCGACCCCAACGGCACGAGCGAAGACTGGATCGGCGACTGGTTGGCCGAACGCGACCGCGAGGAGTTCGTCGTCGCCTCGAAGGTGTACTTCCCCTTCGACGACGAGAATCCCAACGGAAGGGGACTCTCGCGGACCCACATCAGAAACCAGATAGAGGGCACGCTCGACCGACTCGGTACCGACTATCTGGACCTCTACTACATCCACCGCTGGGACGAGAACACGCCCATCGAGGAGACCCTCCAGACTTTGAACGGCCTCGTCGAGGAGGGGACGGTGAACTACCTCGGCGCGTCGACGATGGCGGCGTGGCAGTTGACGAAGGCGCTCTGGAAGTCGGACGCCCACGACTACGCCCGGTTCGACGTCACCCAGCCGATGTTCCACGCGGCGCAGACCGACGTCGACGACTACCTCGACGTGTGCGCGGACCAGGACATCGCCGTCTGCCCGTACTCGCCGCTGGCGGGCGGCTTTCTCACCGGCAAGTACGAACGCGACGACGACGGGAACGCCGTCGGCCCCGACGGGTCACGGGCGAACCTCGTCGACTACTTCCAGGACGCCTACGTCTCCGAGCGCGGCTGGGAGGTGCTCGACGCCGTCCGCGAGGTCGCCGACGAAGTCGACGCGACGCCCGCACAGGTCGCGCTCCGCTGGCTCGTCGACCAGCGCGAGTTCGACTGCATCCCCATCGTCGGTGCGCGCACCGTCGACCAGATGGAGGAGAATCTCGGGGCCGTCGACGTGACGCTCTCCGACGACCAGTACGACCGCATCGCCGACGCGCGCACCGGCGACGAGGAGTAGTTTCCGAACCCGCTGCCGGCGACTCCACACTTTTCGTTTTCGCTCTCGAACACGCCGTATGGAGTACCGACAACTTGGGTCGACGGGGACGCGCGTCTCCGCGCTCTGTTACGGCACGTGGCGCTTCGGACGTAAGACCGACGGGACGAACGAGACCGAACGCAGCGAGGCGCACGACCTGCTCGATGTCTTCGCCGAGCGCGGCGGGAACTTCATCGACACCGCGAACGTCTACGGCGACCCCAACGGCACGAGCGAGGAGTGGATCGGTGACTGGTTGGCCGAGCGTGACCGCGAGGAGTTCGTCGTCGCCTCGAAAGTGTACTTCCCCTTCGACGAGGACAACCCGAACGGGAGAGGGCTGTCGCGGACGCACATCAGAAACCAAATCGAAGGGACGCTCGACAGATTGGGGACCGACTACCTCGACCTCTACTACATTCACCGCTGGGACGAGGACACGCCGATAGAGGAGACCCTCCAGACGCTCGATGGGTTGGTCGAAGACGGCCGGGTCAACTATCTGGGCGCGTCGACGATGGCGGCGTGGCAGTTGACGAAGGCGCTCTGGAACTCCGACGTCCACGACTACGCCCGGTTCGACGTGACCCAACCGCTGTTCCACGCGGGCTACTACGAGGACGTGAAAGAGTATCTCGACGTGTGTGCCGACCAGGATATCGGGGTCTGCCCGTACTCGCCGCTGGCTGGGGGATTCCTGACCGGCAAGTACGAACGCGCCGACGAGGACGACCCGCAAGCGGTTCGCGGCCCCGACGGGTCGCGGGCGAACATCGACGAGCGATTCGGCGACTACTACGTCTCCGAGCGCGGGTGGCGGGTGCTCGACGCCGTCCGCGAGGTCGCCGACGAAGTCGACGCCTCGCCCGCGCAGGTCGCGCTTCGCTGGCTGATGCAGATAGAGCAGTTCACCTGCATCCCCATCGTCGGCGCGCGCACCGAAGAGCAGTTGGAGGAGAACCTCGGCGCGGTCGACGTGAGCCTCAGTCAGGAGCAACACGACCGGATTCTCGAGGCGCGCTACGACGAGAGCGGCGGTATCTGGGGACACTGAGCCGGCGACGTCCGCGGGCACAGCGGCGACGGTACGGGGAGAACGGCGTCGTCCGCGGCGCCGATCGATTTTTCGCCCCCGTCGCCGACGACGGAGACGTGAGCGATCCGACGACCGAACGCGATTCGATTCGCCGCGCCTACGACGCCATCGCCGACGACTACGCGGCCGCCTGCTCCGACGCGCCGCCGGAGACGGTGTTGCTCGACTCGCTGTGCGACTCGCTCGACGCCGGCGCACGAGTGCTCGACGCGGGGTGCGGTAACGGTGTCCCCATCTCTGTGGACCTATCCGACGAGTTCGAGGTCGTCGGCCTCGACTTCTCGCGCGAGCAGTTGCGCTGCCACCTCGCGGCGGCACCGACGGCCCGACGCGTCCAAGGAGACATGACGGCGCTTCCGTTCGCCACCGACGCGTTCGACGTCGTCTGCGCGTTCCACTCGCTCATCCACGTCCCGACGGCACAACACGGAGACGTGTTAGCGGAGTTCGCTCGCGTACTCCGTCCCGGTGGCCGAGTGCTATTCTCGACGGGCGAGGGGGCGTGGACCGGGTCGAACCCCGACTGGTTGGACAGCGGTGTCGAGATGCGCTGGAGTTTCCCCGGTCTACCGAGGACCCTCGAACTGCTCGACGCGGCCGGGTTTCAGCAGCTCGACGTTCGGCGAATCGACGACGAGTTAGCCGAAGAGGACGACGACGACGACGGTTACTTCCCCTTCGTCTTGGCGCGACTGCGAGCGTAGGTTCGGATTCGTTTCGCAGCCGAACTGCGGCTCAGGCCTCGCCGAGCTGGTTCCGGACACCTTCCGCGATGGCGTCGACGTCGTACTCGTCGCCCTCGTCCTTGTCGAACACCACCTCGTCGTCGGCGGTGACGCGGAGCACGCCGTGGTCACCGGTGACGAGCGCGACGGAGTCGAGTTCCTGTCCGAACTCCTCCAGTAACTGGTGTTGAATCTGTTCGGCGCGGTCGAGGTAGCCGCACGGGACGCAGTACTCGATGTTGACGGATGTCATGTGCGCACGTACGACAGCCGCCGGGTTAAAACTCGGGCCGGGGAGTAGAGAGGTGAGTA from Haloprofundus halobius includes:
- a CDS encoding aldo/keto reductase, which codes for MEYRQLGSTGTRVSALCYGTWRFGRKTDGTNETERSEAHDLLDVFAERGGNFIDTANVYGDPNGTSEEWIGDWLAERDREEFVVASKVYFPFDEDNPNGRGLSRTHIRNQIEGTLDRLGTDYLDLYYIHRWDEDTPIEETLQTLDGLVEDGRVNYLGASTMAAWQLTKALWNSDVHDYARFDVTQPLFHAGYYEDVKEYLDVCADQDIGVCPYSPLAGGFLTGKYERADEDDPQAVRGPDGSRANIDERFGDYYVSERGWRVLDAVREVADEVDASPAQVALRWLMQIEQFTCIPIVGARTEEQLEENLGAVDVSLSQEQHDRILEARYDESGGIWGH
- a CDS encoding SelT/SelW/SelH family protein; this translates as MTSVNIEYCVPCGYLDRAEQIQHQLLEEFGQELDSVALVTGDHGVLRVTADDEVVFDKDEGDEYDVDAIAEGVRNQLGEA
- a CDS encoding class I SAM-dependent methyltransferase, with translation MSDPTTERDSIRRAYDAIADDYAAACSDAPPETVLLDSLCDSLDAGARVLDAGCGNGVPISVDLSDEFEVVGLDFSREQLRCHLAAAPTARRVQGDMTALPFATDAFDVVCAFHSLIHVPTAQHGDVLAEFARVLRPGGRVLFSTGEGAWTGSNPDWLDSGVEMRWSFPGLPRTLELLDAAGFQQLDVRRIDDELAEEDDDDDGYFPFVLARLRA